Proteins from a genomic interval of Phycisphaeraceae bacterium:
- a CDS encoding CoA transferase subunit B: MPLTRDQITVRASKELRDGFVVNLGIGMPTLVANHIPQGMDVWLQSENGLLGIGPFPTDAEVDPDLINAGKQTITARKGASYFSSSDSFAMIRGGGVDMCILGAMQVSQGGDIANWMIPGKMVKGMGGAMDLVAGVKRVVVAMEHNAKDGGMKFVKECSLPLTGQRCVHMLITDLAVFTFDDKASRFRLIEIAPGVTVEEVKAKTEAEFLVAESVAVIQ; the protein is encoded by the coding sequence ATGCCCCTGACCCGAGATCAGATTACCGTCCGTGCCAGCAAGGAACTCCGCGACGGCTTCGTCGTCAACCTCGGCATCGGGATGCCGACACTCGTCGCGAATCACATCCCGCAGGGGATGGACGTTTGGCTGCAATCCGAGAACGGCCTCCTCGGCATCGGTCCGTTTCCGACCGATGCGGAGGTCGATCCCGACTTGATCAACGCGGGCAAGCAGACCATCACCGCTCGGAAGGGAGCGTCCTACTTCTCATCCAGCGACTCCTTCGCGATGATCCGCGGCGGCGGGGTCGACATGTGCATCCTGGGCGCCATGCAGGTCTCACAGGGCGGCGACATCGCCAACTGGATGATCCCAGGCAAGATGGTCAAGGGAATGGGGGGCGCGATGGACCTGGTTGCCGGCGTCAAGCGGGTGGTCGTAGCGATGGAGCACAACGCGAAGGACGGCGGCATGAAGTTCGTCAAGGAGTGCTCGCTCCCGCTGACCGGCCAACGCTGCGTTCACATGCTGATCACCGATCTGGCGGTCTTCACTTTTGACGACAAGGCCAGCCGCTTTCGCCTTATCGAGATCGCCCCCGGTGTCACGGTCGAGGAGGTCAAGGCCAAGACGGAGGCCGAGTTTCTCGTGGCCGAGAGCGTGGCCGTGATCCAGTAG
- a CDS encoding RNA polymerase sigma factor, translated as MNTDPSRVLVELLVLRAQAGDRSALDTLVSIHQSAFRRCADALAARGHAADALQESWLAIVRSLPRLDDPARFRAWAYRILTNKCADTIRTRSGTPHGRRSVLAPADKGAADQHSHLDHEDADAVRRAVSGLPSHLRQIVSLFYAGGLDVSEISRALAIPAGTVKSRLHTAREELRTILEPTGSRPDPHE; from the coding sequence GTGAACACCGACCCGTCACGGGTTCTGGTCGAATTGCTCGTCCTGCGAGCCCAGGCCGGCGATCGTTCTGCCCTCGACACGCTCGTGTCGATCCACCAGTCCGCGTTCCGACGCTGCGCCGATGCGCTGGCGGCCCGCGGCCACGCGGCCGACGCCCTCCAGGAATCGTGGCTCGCGATCGTTCGATCGCTCCCGCGGCTTGACGACCCGGCGAGGTTCCGTGCCTGGGCCTACCGGATTCTGACCAACAAGTGCGCCGACACGATCCGGACCCGGTCCGGTACGCCACACGGCCGGCGCTCCGTACTGGCGCCGGCTGACAAAGGCGCCGCCGATCAGCATTCACATCTGGATCACGAGGATGCCGACGCTGTGCGCCGGGCCGTTTCCGGGCTTCCCTCGCACCTTCGCCAGATCGTTTCGCTCTTCTATGCCGGCGGCCTGGACGTTTCCGAGATCTCGCGGGCACTCGCGATCCCAGCCGGCACGGTCAAGTCTCGCCTCCACACCGCCCGCGAGGAACTTCGGACGATTCTCGAACCAACGGGCTCCCGGCCCGACCCACATGAGTGA
- a CDS encoding S8 family serine peptidase, with product MTRSLILSLCAGLSISMSNLAIAQDAPSSTPPSQPAGGKLPVASSDDLPRHVYQIEGTPSSLVANGGEAFDQFLAKVRADAESDLAAYDIKDPTTLQGYYQLLQQIAMLQHRTEDALAFTNQIRALEQKESKKLMTGLLLSAIVAAEKASGDNHAAFDGNFRAALNKRLGALPWDVVREEILSAKGRAEIISESLVLGSIKGQLDPVVANAGGELSNDLAKNLVSARMTLAVILPVLPAAADVYSQIIDSHKTAVVDIWGDRNVALAESDKATPVVVAVWDSGVDVDLFPKQTWTNSAETVNGKDDDGNGYVDDVHGIAYDLDAKPVVELLRPLDELRSEKSLVTTNTKGLGDIRANIDSPEASALKKYLRSLKPEEVNAFLEDLNLFGGYSHGTHVAGIASDGNPFVRILPARITFDFRSIPTHTPTIERAKAEAKAARDTVAYFKKAGVRVVNMSWGGSRGDVEAELEKKGWGKDSAERAELARTLFAIQRDALAEAFKSAPEILFIAAAGNADSNNQFEEFIPSGLNLPNLITVGAVDQSGKPTGFTSFGENVHLYANGFEVDSYIPGGQRLKFSGTSMAAPQVANLAGKMLAVNPSLTTVQLIEIMTKSGDPMDGNPDRLLINPKKALELARKSAS from the coding sequence ATGACCCGCTCGCTGATCCTGAGCCTGTGCGCCGGCCTGAGCATCTCCATGTCGAACCTGGCGATCGCGCAGGACGCCCCGTCATCGACGCCACCCTCACAGCCCGCTGGCGGGAAACTCCCGGTTGCCTCCTCAGACGATCTTCCTCGCCACGTTTATCAGATCGAAGGGACGCCCTCCTCCCTCGTGGCCAACGGCGGAGAGGCATTCGATCAGTTCCTCGCCAAGGTTCGCGCCGATGCGGAGTCGGACCTGGCGGCGTACGACATCAAGGACCCGACCACGCTCCAGGGCTACTACCAACTGCTCCAGCAGATCGCGATGCTGCAGCACCGGACGGAAGACGCCCTGGCGTTCACCAACCAGATCCGGGCCCTGGAGCAGAAGGAGTCCAAGAAGCTGATGACCGGTCTGCTCCTGTCGGCGATTGTCGCCGCGGAGAAGGCCTCTGGCGACAACCACGCCGCATTCGACGGCAACTTCCGGGCTGCCCTGAACAAGAGGCTCGGGGCGCTGCCGTGGGACGTTGTTCGCGAGGAGATCCTCTCTGCCAAGGGCCGCGCCGAGATCATCTCCGAATCACTGGTGCTTGGGAGCATTAAGGGCCAACTCGATCCGGTGGTGGCCAACGCCGGCGGTGAACTCAGCAACGATCTGGCCAAGAACCTCGTCAGCGCCCGGATGACCCTCGCCGTCATTCTGCCCGTGCTCCCCGCGGCGGCCGACGTCTATTCACAGATCATCGACAGCCACAAGACCGCCGTCGTCGACATCTGGGGCGACCGTAATGTCGCCCTGGCCGAGTCCGACAAGGCCACTCCGGTGGTGGTCGCCGTTTGGGACTCGGGAGTCGATGTCGACCTGTTCCCCAAGCAGACCTGGACCAACTCCGCGGAGACCGTCAACGGTAAGGACGACGACGGCAACGGCTATGTCGACGACGTCCACGGCATCGCGTACGACCTCGATGCCAAGCCGGTCGTCGAACTCCTCCGTCCGCTCGACGAGCTGCGCTCGGAGAAGTCGCTCGTCACCACCAATACCAAGGGACTCGGCGACATCCGAGCGAATATTGACAGCCCGGAGGCTTCGGCGCTCAAGAAGTACCTCCGATCCCTGAAGCCCGAGGAGGTTAACGCCTTCCTCGAGGACCTCAATCTCTTCGGTGGGTACAGCCACGGCACGCACGTTGCCGGCATTGCGTCCGACGGGAATCCGTTTGTCCGCATCCTTCCGGCCCGGATTACCTTCGATTTCCGCTCCATCCCCACGCACACGCCGACCATCGAGCGGGCCAAGGCCGAAGCAAAGGCCGCCCGTGATACGGTGGCCTATTTCAAGAAGGCCGGCGTTCGCGTCGTCAACATGTCGTGGGGCGGCTCCCGCGGCGACGTTGAGGCGGAACTCGAGAAGAAGGGCTGGGGCAAGGACTCCGCCGAGCGTGCCGAGCTCGCCCGCACGCTCTTTGCGATCCAGCGCGATGCGCTCGCCGAGGCGTTCAAGTCAGCCCCTGAGATTCTCTTCATCGCAGCCGCCGGCAACGCGGACAGCAACAACCAGTTCGAGGAGTTCATCCCCTCCGGCCTCAACCTCCCCAACCTCATCACCGTCGGCGCGGTGGACCAGTCGGGCAAGCCGACCGGGTTCACGTCGTTCGGCGAGAATGTTCACCTCTATGCCAACGGCTTCGAGGTTGATTCCTATATCCCGGGCGGGCAGCGGCTCAAGTTCAGCGGTACGTCGATGGCGGCGCCCCAGGTGGCCAACCTTGCCGGCAAGATGCTTGCGGTGAACCCCTCGCTCACCACTGTGCAGCTCATCGAGATCATGACCAAGAGCGGCGACCCGATGGACGGCAACCCCGACCGTCTCCTGATCAACCCCAAGAAGGCCCTGGAACTGGCCCGCAAGTCCGCCAGTTGA
- a CDS encoding dipeptidase, translating to MTSLVPWFDAHLDLACLAVHARDLLAPLDPAQGPWPPGAITLPSLAEAPVRFALATIFTEPVDSESQQTEPQMYPAGNSERAFLVGRAQLEVYLTWRDQSAVSLDLVELLRPEPGVGEIRGGMGVAETHALSLDRRLARLPHHSPLRLAILMENADPIRSPGDLQWWVEHGVRVVGMAWAKPSRYAGGNSTDLPISPMGRELVKEIDRLRVIHDASHLSDRSLAELFELTDRALIASHSNCRALVGGGGFGENQRHLSDESIREITRRGGVIGLNLFSTFLAPGSPPRARIADCVRHIEHICAIAGHTRAVGLGSDMDGGFGADRLPQGVDSPKDLPRLLEALAARGWADGDLARFAWRNWAEFFASTA from the coding sequence ATGACGTCGCTGGTTCCCTGGTTCGACGCCCACCTGGACCTGGCCTGCCTGGCGGTGCACGCGCGTGACCTGCTCGCGCCGCTCGATCCCGCTCAGGGGCCGTGGCCGCCCGGCGCGATCACGCTGCCGTCGCTTGCCGAGGCGCCGGTGCGGTTCGCGCTCGCCACGATCTTCACCGAGCCCGTCGATTCCGAATCCCAGCAGACCGAGCCCCAGATGTACCCCGCGGGGAACTCCGAGCGGGCCTTCCTTGTCGGACGGGCGCAGCTCGAGGTGTACCTCACGTGGCGAGACCAGAGCGCTGTTTCCCTTGACCTTGTCGAGCTGCTCCGGCCCGAGCCCGGGGTGGGCGAGATCCGCGGCGGGATGGGCGTCGCCGAGACCCACGCGCTCTCGCTCGACCGGCGCCTTGCCCGGCTCCCGCACCACTCGCCGCTCCGCCTTGCCATCCTGATGGAGAACGCGGACCCGATCCGATCACCCGGCGACCTGCAGTGGTGGGTCGAGCACGGCGTGCGGGTCGTGGGGATGGCCTGGGCCAAGCCGTCCCGCTACGCCGGCGGCAACTCGACGGACCTGCCGATTTCCCCTATGGGCCGCGAACTCGTCAAGGAGATCGACCGCCTACGAGTCATCCACGACGCCTCGCACCTGAGCGACCGGTCCCTTGCCGAGTTATTCGAGTTGACCGACCGCGCCCTCATCGCGTCGCACTCCAACTGCCGCGCCCTGGTCGGTGGCGGCGGCTTCGGCGAGAATCAACGGCACCTCTCCGATGAGTCCATCCGCGAGATCACTCGCCGTGGAGGGGTGATCGGCCTCAACCTGTTCAGCACATTCCTCGCGCCGGGGTCACCGCCGCGAGCCCGCATCGCCGACTGCGTGCGGCATATCGAACACATCTGCGCCATTGCCGGTCACACCCGCGCCGTTGGCCTGGGTTCCGACATGGACGGCGGGTTCGGCGCCGATCGTCTGCCACAGGGCGTAGATTCGCCAAAGGACCTGCCGCGGCTTCTTGAGGCGCTCGCTGCCCGCGGCTGGGCGGACGGCGACCTCGCCCGGTTCGCATGGCGAAACTGGGCCGAGTTCTTCGCCTCAACCGCGTGA
- a CDS encoding M48 family metalloprotease yields the protein MNSRLVLAIVVCAGVAACSKNVTTGRTQFSTLTPEQERQIGNEAAPELTKEYGGAVQDPELRAYITEVGQKIVVHTEVDGPQRQWEFTLLDSDVINAFALPGEKVFMSRGLADQMTNEAQLAGVLGHEVGHVMARHTSERIAQSTLFGTGLAAAGAVVGAVVKDPTVGAAAPAIGAAGGSLIVLKFSRDQESEADSLGMRYMTKAGYNPEGQLQVMQILDRESKGGSAIEWLATHPLPQTRIDRIKASLQKDYAYTEGNSQYQFYEVRFQDRYLSRRGLPKSAASEAGSSRLLARVVLEDPTTWCGVCAARAAAAGETR from the coding sequence ATGAACTCACGGCTTGTGCTGGCCATCGTGGTGTGTGCGGGTGTTGCGGCGTGCTCGAAGAATGTGACGACAGGCCGGACGCAGTTCAGCACCCTGACGCCCGAGCAGGAGCGTCAGATTGGGAACGAGGCGGCGCCGGAACTCACCAAGGAGTACGGGGGCGCCGTGCAGGACCCTGAACTGCGCGCGTACATCACCGAGGTGGGGCAGAAGATCGTCGTGCACACTGAAGTGGACGGCCCGCAACGGCAGTGGGAGTTCACGCTGCTGGACTCGGACGTGATCAACGCTTTCGCGCTGCCGGGGGAGAAGGTGTTCATGTCGCGCGGGCTGGCCGATCAGATGACCAATGAGGCGCAGCTGGCCGGGGTGCTCGGGCACGAGGTGGGGCACGTCATGGCGCGGCACACGAGCGAGCGGATCGCACAATCCACGCTGTTCGGCACCGGCCTGGCCGCGGCGGGCGCGGTGGTCGGCGCGGTGGTGAAGGATCCGACGGTGGGCGCGGCGGCGCCGGCGATCGGCGCCGCGGGCGGCTCGCTGATCGTGCTCAAGTTCAGCCGTGATCAGGAGAGCGAGGCCGACAGCCTGGGCATGCGGTACATGACGAAGGCGGGGTACAACCCGGAGGGGCAGCTGCAGGTGATGCAGATCCTCGATCGGGAGAGCAAGGGCGGGAGCGCGATCGAGTGGCTCGCCACTCACCCGCTACCGCAGACCCGGATCGACCGAATCAAGGCGAGCCTGCAGAAGGACTACGCGTACACCGAAGGAAACTCGCAGTACCAGTTCTACGAGGTGCGGTTCCAGGATCGCTACCTGAGCCGGCGGGGACTTCCAAAGTCCGCCGCGAGCGAGGCCGGGTCATCACGCCTGCTCGCGCGGGTGGTGCTCGAGGACCCGACGACGTGGTGCGGCGTGTGTGCCGCGCGGGCAGCCGCGGCCGGCGAGACGAGGTAG
- the ubiE gene encoding bifunctional demethylmenaquinone methyltransferase/2-methoxy-6-polyprenyl-1,4-benzoquinol methylase UbiE, producing the protein MPSTPSTTPEPAAPAWTQAELANPHSNELKPDKVRSMFGSISRYYDLNNRLHSFWLDQHWRRTAVRDAGVQPADMVLDIACGTGDLTQAFAKAGAAQVTGLDFTREMLDIAVAKQNRLNPETAARVSYEWADAQDLPKADASADIVSIAFGLRNVADPAQALREFHRVLRPGGRLIILEFADPPNPVVRWGNTIYCKHVMPLTATLISGDRSGAYRYLPASVSTFLSPDKVCDQVRATGFTDVRIRRLTFGVCVCYRALRP; encoded by the coding sequence ATGCCCTCGACCCCGTCGACAACCCCAGAGCCCGCTGCCCCGGCGTGGACGCAGGCCGAGTTGGCCAATCCGCACTCCAACGAACTCAAACCCGACAAAGTGCGGTCGATGTTTGGATCTATCTCCAGATACTACGACCTGAACAACCGGCTGCACTCATTCTGGCTTGATCAGCACTGGCGCCGCACCGCGGTTCGGGACGCCGGGGTCCAGCCGGCAGATATGGTCCTTGACATCGCTTGCGGCACCGGCGACCTCACGCAGGCCTTCGCCAAGGCGGGCGCGGCCCAGGTTACTGGCCTTGATTTCACCCGCGAGATGCTCGACATCGCGGTTGCCAAGCAGAACCGCCTCAACCCTGAGACCGCGGCAAGAGTCTCCTACGAGTGGGCCGATGCGCAAGACTTACCGAAAGCCGACGCGTCCGCGGACATTGTCTCGATCGCATTCGGCCTCCGAAATGTCGCTGACCCTGCGCAAGCCTTGCGCGAGTTTCATCGAGTCCTCCGGCCCGGCGGCCGGCTGATCATTCTCGAGTTTGCCGATCCCCCGAACCCAGTCGTCCGCTGGGGCAACACCATTTACTGCAAGCACGTCATGCCCCTGACGGCAACCCTGATCTCCGGGGATCGATCCGGGGCCTATCGCTACCTCCCCGCCTCGGTCTCGACGTTCCTGTCGCCAGACAAGGTGTGCGACCAGGTCCGCGCCACAGGGTTCACCGACGTCAGGATCCGCCGCCTCACGTTCGGCGTGTGCGTGTGTTATCGGGCTCTCCGTCCCTAG
- a CDS encoding cobalamin-dependent protein (Presence of a B(12) (cobalamin)-binding domain implies dependence on cobalamin itself, in one of its several forms, or in some unusual lineages, dependence on a cobalamin-like analog.), with protein sequence MNREVLQERFFETLITGSRPAAREVISSAVSDGLTPTDLISDLFWPTYQTVDRLHRADQLPTLSHHLASRLLRVLVDQNAARLVQQPRRGRSVFCACGPSDADELGAQMAVDLIESNGFDIMFSGGGIANDELLGRINEDRPDVLLMFSSAAQDLPNIRTLIDTLHEIGACPNMQIAVGGGVFNRADGLAEEIGADLWASDPISMVEVLASAPARRASVSQRTVGRNRRVRNVA encoded by the coding sequence ATGAATCGCGAGGTCCTCCAGGAACGTTTCTTCGAAACTCTGATTACCGGCAGCCGCCCCGCGGCTCGCGAGGTCATCAGCAGCGCCGTCTCCGACGGGCTCACACCCACCGACCTGATCTCCGACCTGTTCTGGCCCACCTACCAGACTGTGGATCGCCTGCACCGTGCCGACCAGCTCCCCACGCTGAGCCACCACCTGGCGTCCCGCCTTCTGCGGGTTCTGGTCGACCAGAACGCCGCCCGCCTGGTCCAGCAGCCCCGCCGCGGCCGGTCGGTCTTCTGCGCGTGCGGCCCCAGCGACGCCGATGAGCTCGGGGCCCAGATGGCTGTCGATCTGATCGAATCCAATGGATTTGACATCATGTTCTCGGGCGGTGGCATCGCCAACGACGAACTCCTGGGCCGCATCAACGAGGACCGCCCGGATGTGCTGCTGATGTTCTCCTCGGCGGCCCAGGACCTGCCGAACATCCGCACCCTGATCGACACGCTGCACGAGATCGGGGCCTGCCCGAACATGCAGATCGCCGTTGGCGGCGGCGTGTTCAACCGGGCTGACGGGCTCGCGGAGGAGATCGGGGCGGACCTCTGGGCCTCCGACCCGATCTCGATGGTGGAGGTGCTTGCCAGCGCTCCGGCCCGCCGCGCCTCGGTCTCGCAGCGCACCGTCGGTCGGAACCGCCGCGTCCGGAACGTCGCCTAG